The sequence below is a genomic window from Neodiprion pinetum isolate iyNeoPine1 chromosome 7, iyNeoPine1.2, whole genome shotgun sequence.
TCAACGTGCTTCTTGCAAAGAGAAAAGTGTCTCAGAATTTTtcggatattttcaaaacttgagatatcgaattttttcaactcataattttaaaaagctcaactaaacaaacaaaaatttttcataagataaggaactaaaaataaagtatttgaaaatttttccaaaatattttcagctcaAAATTGACTATGTAAAAaactttgagaaaataaattgagcGTTTTAAAGATGCTACTGTCGCCTGTAAAAGATTTGATATATTCGTGTAAATATAAACGATACACGTTCATGTTTgtgattgtaatttatttttccgttgTGTGATTTCGGCGTATATATTTCTTGTACGGGATTTTCCTAACTTTTCCATTTCACGATGTGGACGGTACGATACCAACGTTTTACAGGCGATAGTTGTTGGTTATGTAGAACTTTTTTTACCGACGTGGTCAGTTGCTTGGTTGAAAACTGCTAATATCCCCCAAACCGGCCATACGCGGCAAattgttacgaaaaataaccCAGGGTTATCAGTCTATGTATATCCTCAGTCACCGCCTAACCACTGTCGTTGCAATACCATCAAATAAGACTGCaggtacacacacacacacacacacacatacacacacacacactcatgCAAACATACATACAACTGATTTTTGGAGGTTAATTTTACTGCGCTTTACAGAATTGGATTCTTATTGAAAGAAATACAAAGTCTAAGACACCCAAGAATGTCATCGGCACTATATTGTAATAGTAGATACATTATGTACACAAATTGTCGCAGGCTGAATGTCGTCACCGCAGTTATTAAaaagaacaataataataccgAACTTGCAAAGTGTAGCCGGAAATTCGCAGTGAATGCGGTTTTACCTTGTCGAATACTGTCAACGCGTCGTTATTTCAGCACTCAACAAAATGAAACTATTAAAAGGACCTATATTCCGCTTATGGACTTTCCTGCAGAACCTGAGGCGGGAATCTTCCAACTGCTTAAATGCCTTCTAGCCTTCAAATTCGGTATTTCTAGAATCGACCAAGAATTTGACTTAAATGAATTCATAAACGGTTCACAACAAGTgtgtattcatttatttcattttatttttcttgggAATACTCTTACGGTATTCAGTGAATAATGAATTAGAAGAACAAATCGACCAgcttacatttatttataaaattttccttttttgggtaactttcatttttatacattcccATAGTTTATTCTGAGCAATACTCCCTTGTGTAGATTATCCATTGTTCCAGGCTGTATGCGTTGTATCAAACGCTTTGGCTAGAGAAGATTACGAAAGCTTGGACGGCCTCGTTACTCCGGACGCTATAGAGATTCTAAAAGGCAATATATCCCGAATGAGCGAGGAACAAAAAGCAGAGATTGCCCTGGACAGTAAAGAATTCCTATTCTGTTTTCCTAGCACCGTTAATATCCGGGATGGTGAGGATTAATAGCCCATCCTGGTAACATTATTTCTTTGTGACTTTGCAGTAAATTGAAGcagatttcaaaaaacttttatcgCCATTCTCTGAACAGAAAAAAGCAAGATTATTCCAGCTGCACTGTtctaaattttgttgaacttaATCCATATTCAGCGTTCGAGTGCAACTGAAATTCATAAAGTCAAgattatttgtaataatatttcaaaaatcacaaaaattgtATTAGTTCGTTCAATTATATTAGGTATGAAAGTCCAGCTGATGACACCTTAGGAGAAATCActttaatcgattattttttagatGCTTTTTGGATGCTGACTCGAACGACATACTATAGTTCTTACACAATATTGTAGGCGATCAAGTTAAAAGATATCCACGACACGATTATTGATGGCAGAAAAATTGCCAGAAAAAGTTCTTGCTCGTGATAGAATGTTTGGAATTTCAGTCGTCACTACAAGTTCGCAGTTCCTTTCAGAATTACAGAAAAATCCGTTATTTAATGTTCAGAGGTTTCGATAATTACCACAATTCTGCTTAATTTTGCAAACAAAACTACTCTTTTCCATGTTTTGCTATAACAATGGACTTatgttttcattcaaattcaacTTTATTTACTTCAGTTACATTTTATAAGCTTTCATCacatcatttttcttcatacCGAATTTCTCAACTGGACTATATACCCGATATATCcaaaaatttccaagaaaTATTGTCACCAAGGTGGTACTGGAATTTCTTTTTAACACTGTGtaataatttgttatttttgttctcAAGTATGATTACATAGCTAATATTTAGACATGTACTATTTGATATCCTTTCTCATCTTTCGAAACCTGTtacaaaatattcacaatCTTATTCTTACTCATTGTGGACACAATTGTTTCCAGATGAATCATCAAAGATTGTCGAAATACTGATGGTATAccattttttacgaaattggAAAGGTTTACAAGAGCCCGGTGAAATTGCAGAATCAACATCCCCGATGCAACGGCTACAAATGACGCATGCAGCAATGATGGACCCGGATTATGCATTGCATGCTATTGTTTGTAACTACAGATTTGTCAGACACTATGGACATATGGATAGTACATGGCTTATTGATTTAGTTAATCAATTCAGACTGTGTGATGTGAAGAAATGAATGGTTTAATAGTTGCATATAGCAGTGAAGTTATCGATCAAGAACTGTTTATAAGATTGAAAATGCTACTTGATACATTTTTGTTTACAGCCATTAATTTGTTCAATTGCCATTTTCAACAcagatataataattatttacatcTGCGATAACTGAAGTaagttattttaatttttgtcatgttaataaatatattctcaAGTATAAGACTGCTCTTTTGATATTGAGCACTTGCCTTGATTGATATGCAGAGCACTATCTGACTTATAGATTTTTATAACAACTTTGCCCTCAGCATTCCAAGGGAAAGAAGTTATGAAGTGACACCATTTTTCCACAATTCTGCAAGCATGTTTTCACCACAGAACATACGTATAAAGAATATGATTGTCTATAGAAAAAAAGCCTAATTCGTGTGTAATTGCAATCTAACTTAAGATCAagtgtgtaaaataaataaaaccgaAAATACGACCATTTGAATTAGGGTGTACTCTCGATTTTCAGCaataattgttgaaatgagtgggaaaaaaatatgcaaaaaaagCATGCCTCATTCGAACTGAAAACTTTGTTTCTTATGCATatgttttaaattgaaaactttgcagattcaaaattattattggcTTATTCAGGGTTTTTGCCTCTCAGTAAATTTTAATGTAAATGATAAAATCTACCCTTATCTCAAGGTCGGCTGTCACTTGCGTATCCGTTTCATAtacgtgaaatttcaaatttttcattttctagttaaaaaaatattgttttcggCATTTATATCGGACTAACATAAGACCAtccaattaatcgattaaagGGGATCTACGATTAGTTACTTTtctattaattgattaatcggTAGTAATAATTAACCGACTTTTTTAGATTAATCGAGTAATCGGAAAGACATTCGAACATGCCCTTGATCAAGACTGAAATAGATGCTTAATGAAACGAAGGAATTAAACTTTGTATAagtttgttattattaaaagTTCACCAACTAGCTTTTGGTTCAAAGGTTGTACATTGCAAAGCCTTAATGTTACTGATTTTCAGATTCAACGAAATCGTAGTGGGCAGTTTTCAGAGTACTCTGAAGAACAAAATTGTACCaacgatttttaaattgtttctgTCGCATTGCTTTATTAAATGTTTGAATCTGTATAAGATGTCGAGTAGGCACAAATTTGGaggaatttaaaattactttgagCTCAGTTATGCATACTTTATTTGAACTATTCCCTAATTTTTGTTAACactgtaaatttttccaaaactgAGTCAATTTAATGAGAGTACCTGATGACCTGTATACGAGGTATTCCATGCGAACTCGACAAATGATCTTTTTGCaccattttttgttcataatttttcatacgattGTCCTGATTCTGAATATGATTCCTGaattatttacgatttttattGTAAACCGTTATGTTTTTATAGATTGTTAAAGGTGAAATAATGTgatttgtataaatttcaaacaaattctcaaaaatttatcgatcaAAGACGGTTGTTTAGGTCGTTTGAAAAGATTCTGGAAACCAGTAACACCACATTCacgaatttttacttttttgaaattggtgtaataaatatttaaaaaaatagtttccaCTTTGGGAAATGGCTAAAATGATCGTCTTTGGTCGAggaatttttgagaatttttttgaaatattcaacaatggcatatttttttttaactttaacAATTTGTTACATTCTCCAGATCTCATGTTCCCCTCTCACTGTTTTATAGTCACATTACACCCTGTATCCTCTCCTTATCTTCATCCAGCTGCCTTGGTTTCTGCACCGAGTTAGCAGGTTCATCTCTAAACTGTAACTAGCGAGTATCCTACATTTTCTAAACTCTTCACTTTCATCCTAATTTTAGCAAGAGTCACTTATAAATATATCTCTCCATGCCAATTCAAGACCTTTCCCTAAGTTGACTCCTTTACATTGACCACTGttataattcaattatatgatcattaataataaacaaattatacCATTTGAATTATCTACCTTCCTTAAAACCGATCCCTTCCTTCTATCatttcctgcattgggagtagcaGCACATAAATGTTTAATTGACGTGTATGAACCCCAAAacagccaaataacaccttggctagGCGTAGATTAGATTTCGGTAGCTACTCATCGAAGTCTACACGATTTACTCTCTaacaagtttataaaaaaataatggtttGCGAGAAAtatctgaaataattaaaaacttttcagtcaagacaatagtataaaaaatgatgaaccAAACCAACAATGGTAAGGGAAAATCATTTGTtgagttggcatggaatacccCATACACTActgcaattttataatatatgcatatattaaatttaattgcATTGTTAATATCATCTGTACATAatctttgaatttaataatgttattttcaattgGTCATAACTCAACAGATATGAATAGGTGAATTTGATCGTCAATGAGAGAAATCGCAATTATATCTACTTGATGCTATTACATAACTTTGTAAATGCAGCCGAGTGTATTTGGGGCGACAGATCTGTTACCAAGATTTATCTATAGTTGACATGTTCACGTATTATTAATCAACTACGTATGTGAGGtgcaattaaatttcaattcagagTTAGATTGGGTGTTTTGCAGTCTAGAGATAATTAAATCACTTTTAACCATTTTTTGATGGATATCTGGGTGTGTGTATagattttcacaaaaatcgaTCGTGCCGCTTCTGAGTTATTAACAtgaattatttactttttttcggCTATAACGCAAAAATGATTCcctaaaatatatatttttataatattaagtTTGATGGCTCCGAATTTTTGAGCAGAAtgattgtttgtttgtttattttttttttttttccctattAAATCacaatttattctcattccaAAGTTACAAGTATCAGAATTGAGTTCATACAAAGAGTAACGGTTGTACGTACGCAAACGCGGAAgcgattataataaaatttgattcgtCAGTTTGGCTTCATTTCGTTTGAAACTGACtacattttgaacaaaatcggCAGAGGTATTCTTGAGTTATTTGCAAAGATAGAAATTTACGATCATCGATTTCGGACCATCCTGAAGCAAATGTTGCGTTCAATGAAGTCGTATTGAAATGATCAGTGGGATTACTGATGTGAAGTTGAACACACGTTGGGAACGTTTTGCTGCTAACGTTTACCTATACCGCCTTATCGTTTGATCTGTTAAACAATACCGTTTTGACAAGACGTTTTTCACCATTGGCATTTGGTCGCTGGTCAGTCCAGAGTTAAACTGACGAACAGCTGTAACAAATTAGGAAAAATGTGACTTTAAATTTTACAGAAACTTTgatacataatatacaatgAAAATGAAGGTAACTCTTCACTTACATGATTGAACTCGATCGAACAATTCTTTAACTGGTATCTTCTCAGTAATGTGTTTGGTTAACTCTGTCACATAATTTCCGAAGGGCGCTTTTTTTGATTCAAAAGATTCACGATAAGTACACGTAGAATATGCTTCTATCAGATTATCATTGCATTTGTATTCAAATACTTCAGGTATTTCGTCATAAATGGCTTCGTTTGAGTCTCTAGAAATGATTAAATCAGCACATTATTACCTCCACTTATTTGTATTCTAACTAATAGTTGATGATAGCAATTGCGGTATCAAGACAAGCCCATTTTCTGCCCTTACTTGTCTGGTGTTGTCAGACACATATCAAGTACAACAACTAGGAGCGCAGGATTGCGGGGAAGTGTCCactgtaaaatttgatttctcgAAATAGCGTGCCGTCTGAGGTACTGTTTAGGGATATCAGTAGGCATCAAGAAGGGTTCATGCAACTCGAACCCATGACCAGCAAACATGAAAAATCCTATATGTGATGGAAAATGAATTCATGATTACCAAAGTACCTACATTAGTCAATTTCAAATCTTACCATATACACCCTCTTTCAATGATATAGAGAATTTTTGGATTTTCTCTGTCATCTCAGCGAGACTTGCATTACGTAGGCAGGTAACGTAGAAGCCAATTGTTTccagttttttctttatctcttcAACGTCAGCCACCggcttatacaattttttataacttttataCTTACGGTTACCGATAAGCAATGCAACTTTATATAAAGCTTTCTCAGGTGGGTGCTCTACCTGTTTCAACAGATCAATCAAATTTGCCCAAGGCAATGTTAGTATCACAACGTTATCGACACAGCTAtactttttactttcaatCTCTTTAGACTTATGTGCTCAGTTTATTACACGAAattaaatgtttcaaaatatgagATCAAGTAGAAGATTCCGATAAAACAATAAGTCAATTGGTAACATCAAGATGATTGGTTTccttatttgatttttttctctaaatataTTGAATCACTGTAAAACAATGTTGTTTTTTAGATTAACAACTCATAGTGAGAAAGTTGTAGATATTAGTACGGTCTTCCTCATCGTTTCAACACATATGTTTGTGCCACATGTGCAGTACTTTGGCATTAAATACCTATCCCTAATGGAAGTTCGAATTTCGTTTAAAGCATCCGATCGGAATGAGAGAGTACCGAGTTGATTAATAGTGTTAACAGAAATGACTGGTAAATTGTGTGAACAGGTTAAATTTACATATAAACATGACTAATCATTTATTAAACATTGAATATCCGTATCATCTCCGAGTAATTCCTCTttggaacaaaaataaatcttaTCTTCAGGTTTCCTTGATGACCAcagtaat
It includes:
- the LOC124223493 gene encoding m-AAA protease-interacting protein 1, mitochondrial isoform X2; this translates as MSSALYCNSRYIMYTNCRRLNVVTAVIKKNNNNTELAKCSRKFAVNAVLPCRILSTRRYFSTQQNETIKRTYIPLMDFPAEPEAGIFQLLKCLLAFKFGISRIDQEFDLNEFINGSQQAVCVVSNALAREDYESLDGLVTPDAIEILKGNISRMSEEQKAEIALDSKEFLFCFPSTVNIRDDESSKIVEILMVYHFLRNWKGLQEPGEIAESTSPMQRLQMTHAAMMDPDYALHAIVCNYRFVRHYGHMDSTWLIDLVNQFRLCDVKK
- the LOC124223493 gene encoding uncharacterized protein isoform X1; the encoded protein is MSSALYCNSRYIMYTNCRRLNVVTAVIKKNNNNTELAKCSRKFAVNAVLPCRILSTRRYFSTQQNETIKRTYIPLMDFPAEPEAGIFQLLKCLLAFKFVNNELEEQIDQLTFIYKIFLFWAVCVVSNALAREDYESLDGLVTPDAIEILKGNISRMSEEQKAEIALDSKEFLFCFPSTVNIRDDESSKIVEILMVYHFLRNWKGLQEPGEIAESTSPMQRLQMTHAAMMDPDYALHAIVCNYRFVRHYGHMDSTWLIDLVNQFRLCDVKK
- the LOC124223493 gene encoding uncharacterized protein isoform X3; the protein is MSSALYCNSRYIMYTNCRRLNVVTAVIKKNNNNTELAKCSRKFAVNAVLPCRILSTRRYFSTQQNETIKRTYIPLMDFPAEPEAGIFQLLKCLLAFKFDYPLFQAVCVVSNALAREDYESLDGLVTPDAIEILKGNISRMSEEQKAEIALDSKEFLFCFPSTVNIRDDESSKIVEILMVYHFLRNWKGLQEPGEIAESTSPMQRLQMTHAAMMDPDYALHAIVCNYRFVRHYGHMDSTWLIDLVNQFRLCDVKK